A region from the Helicoverpa armigera isolate CAAS_96S chromosome 6, ASM3070526v1, whole genome shotgun sequence genome encodes:
- the LOC110371906 gene encoding neural retina-specific leucine zipper protein: MVEHALVDCSQASAMQTLPPQPHRDGEDDQLADEYVQNFELDHLEDHNVVKREPLRTGWQEMVEPPSACARACRPWPDAGPYPQPHVAIAVDPSTPPETPPAPIGRSPCRAALVDDVLWLPHMREPLDMRTVPCGSFEEWDRREWREQDHHMQQVGLRPASSCSAMSPRTGPHPSYQPSSCGDDLISDDLLMTLSVRELNKRLHGFPREDVTRLKQKRRTLKNRGYAQNCRSKRLQQRQELELTNRSLQDELHVLQLQVARVTHERDVLKQRLALVGREHAVPQHAPPTPHSSPEFFSEL, encoded by the coding sequence ATGGTGGAACACGCGCTCGTCGACTGCTCCCAGGCGAGCGCCATGCAGACCCTGCCCCCGCAGCCGCACCGCGACGGCGAAGACGACCAACTCGCCGACGAGTATGTGCAGAACTTTGAGCTCGACCACCTCGAGGACCACAATGTTGTGAAACGTGAACCCTTGCGCACGGGGTGGCAAGAGATGGTAGAACCTCCGTCAGCCTGTGCCCGCGCGTGCCGCCCGTGGCCTGATGCGGGCCCCTATCCCCAGCCTCACGTAGCCATCGCCGTGGACCCCAGCACACCTCCAGAAACCCCACCGGCCCCTATCGGGCGAAGTCCCTGTCGTGCAGCTTTAGTCGACGACGTCCTTTGGTTACCACATATGCGAGAACCGCTCGACATGCGTACAGTTCCTTGTGGCAGTTTTGAAGAATGGGATCGTCGCGAGTGGCGGGAGCAAGATCACCATATGCAACAGGTCGGGCTGCGCCCTGCCAGCTCCTGCTCGGCCATGTCTCCTAGAACCGGACCTCATCCATCCTACCAGCCTTCCTCCTGTGGAGATGACCTCATAAGCGATGACTTACTCATGACATTAAGTGTGAGAGAACTCAACAAACGCCTTCATGGTTTCCCAAGAGAAGATGTGACCCGACTAAAGCAGAAACGGCGTACACTGAAGAACCGCGGCTACGCACAAAACTGCCGCAGCAAGCGGCTACAGCAGCGGCAGGAGCTGGAGCTGACGAACCGGTCGCTGCAGGACGAGCTGCACGTGCTGCAGCTGCAGGTGGCGCGCGTGACGCACGAGCGCGACGTGCTGAAGCAGCGGCTGGCGCTGGTGGGGCGCGAGCACGCCGTGCCGCAGCACGCGCCGCCCACGCCGCACTCCTCCCCCGAGTTCTTCTCGGAGCTGTGA